One Salvia splendens isolate huo1 chromosome 1, SspV2, whole genome shotgun sequence genomic window, AATGACGGACCAATATTCACGCCGCACACGTCTAATCAGCATAAGTTTTGTCTACGCCAAAAGTCAAAATGTGAAGGCTTACAATGCCGTACATAGTCATTTTCTTAACAAATCCAATGTTATAAATACCACACATGAATCAATAACAAAGATATAGCATAAACAATTCCCCCAATCAAGCATGAAGAAGATCAACATAGTAAGAAGGAAGTTGATAAAACCATGCACCCCAACTCCCCGAAACCTCAACAACTACAAACTCTCATTCATAGACGAGCTCAGCCCGCCGTCAAACTTCGGCGTCGTCCTCTTCTACCAATCAAAGCCGGCGAAACCAGCCAACGTGCTCGAAGAGTCCTTGTCGGGGATCTTGCCGCGGTTCTACCCTCTCGCGGGAAGATACATCGACGAGGACTTCAGCGTTGACTGTGTTGACCAGGGCGCCGAGTTTGTGGAAGCGGTAGCCGATGGCGACGATGTGGAGGTGGACGATCTTCTTCCGCGACGAGGGGACCAGTTCACGGGCCCCACCGATCCGCTGCTGTCGGTTCAGGTCACGGAGTTGGTGAAATGCGGGGGGTTTGCTGTCGGTGTTAGTGTTTCGCATAAGATTTTCGATGCTTCTTCGATTGGGACGTTTCTTGCTGCTTGGTCGAATGCTAGCATGAATTTTGCGGGCGAAGAAGGGATCGGTGTTGTTCCCAACTTTGATCCTCATTTGTTGTTTCCTGGTAACAAATTTTATTCTTGTTTTAGCTAGGCTCTTTTTTTTAGCTAGGCTCATGAAAAGTATTGTGTTGGttttaattactactccctcagtcccacaagaatatgcattctttcctttttaatccgtctcataagaatatgcactttccaattttaaaactcttttctctctatttctcttactttaccaattttgcattaaaacccgtgccgaatcCAAAGAGCATATTCTTTGGGACGTAAGGAGTACGATTTTGATCTTCTATCGTAAAAATTTGATGGTTCTGACATATCCACGTAATTGTGTCTAGCTAATCCtaatttttctttactttttctttttatatttgaatttatttaaaaattactccttccgtcccataaaaatagtcttcatttttcattttcggGTGTTCCACAAAATTAGTCACCTACTCACCTTCTAATTTTGGTAagctttttttctctcttataagATGGGTCCTAGTTTCTACTAACCATACTCCaatcacttttttctttctgtctcttttatactttattaattttgtattaaaactcgcgTCGTTGCAAGTACTATGATTGACTAGACATATTGAAAAATAATGTGAATTGTTCTATAAATTACtctaaattgtttaatttcatGAAAGAACATACAGAGTAGTTGAGAAAAAGTAtgaatttcttttttatataaTGATACGGGCATGAGtgtaataataatttaatggaGTATATGGTTCacttattaaaaaatgaatttttaaactGTGTACGTCACAAAATGATCAAACGGGCAAACTATTTTTTGTCTTTAATTCCAATATGTTATTTAGCACATGACTCCTTACCATTAATCTAGAAGAATTAATGTGTTTGTTAGTCCTTCTGTATTTCTAATAATTTTGGCTTAATTTTTGTAATAAAGGTAAATAATTAGTAGTAGGagtacttatatatttatatttatccaGGTAAGAAACGAAGTTACTTCGGTGAAACGAAGCCATCAGAAACCAATCATCAAACCACCACTATCGTTTCAAAGCGTTTCTCATTCAAGAAGGAATCAATAACAAATCTGAGATCAAAACTGAACCCAAAACAAGCCTTCAACAACACCATCTTCTCGAAGGTTCGTCTCGTCTCCGCCGTCCTAGCCAACGCCATAATCCGCATCGACACAACGAAACACGGCCGCCCGAGGCCTTCCCTCCTCATTCAAGCCGTCAACATGCGGCCGAGAACCACCCCTCCTCTCCCCAACCACTCCTGCGGAAACCTCGCTTTGCATGCCGTGGCAAAGTGTTCGCACGGTGCGGACGGTTTGGGACTCCAACAAATTGCGTGTGTGATGAGCGAAGCCATCGAAAAGACTATCTCCGACTGCGCTAGGTTGCTTTCGCGTGGATACGAGGACGTTGTTGTCGAGGCGGAGGCGGATCTGATCGGAGGGCTGATGAGCTCGGAGATGAATAATTTGAGTTTTAGTGATTGGAGTAGGTTCGGGTTGTACGATGCGGACTTCGGGTGGGGGAAGCCGGCGTCGGTTGGGATAGCGCGGGTGCCGTTTGAGAGGGCGGCGGTGCTCGTGAATGATAAAGATGGTGGTGGGATTGAGGCGTGGGTTCATTTGAGTTTAGATGATATGGTTTGCTTTGAGGAAGATGATGAAATTAAATTGTATACTAGTAAAACAATGTAAGAGTGGTACATGTAATATGTGTCATTAGGTTTggacttttaataaaataattggtgGAAGTGTTTTACTAACTTggacttttaataaaataattggtgGAAGTGTTTTACTAACTTGCTAGTTTATATGTAATGTTTGTTTTATGAGAAGTATGAAGCATAGTCCATcattaaatatcttattttttctttttttgtccgctttttaataaatatctcatttcatttttactaagtggatcatatattccactaattcattccactcacattttattataaaaccaatatataaaaataggtccCACGTTCAACTAGCTTTTCTACTCACTTTActacataaagtcaaacaatttcttaaaacccatacCGATTGATTATGGAACGTATcatagacggagggagtacaatcgAACTTGACAAGTGTATGCAGTGTGCTCTAGTAAAATCGGCTCGTTCTAAGTCCTTTCACATTAAAAGGTATTCTTTCCGTCCAATTAAGTTGAGGCAAAAATTTTCAGTACGTGATAAGAAAATGTGTTGAGTGGattaaatgaaataaagtaagagtaatcagatgttttcattttaaataaattaagaaagtaACTAAACTTAGTTGGGAATCATATTAtatgtctcaacttagttgggactaaggaaatagtatttttatttattacttaaaaaatattttttagataGTACTATCTCTTTATAAttgagacattttttttaaaatatgaagattaataaaataaattgaaaatctgGATTTATACCGATGGCCCAACAAGAATTTTCAGTTGGGCCGTATTTCTATTTACACTCAAAGGCAGCCCTGTTTGGGAAATTAGCCTTCGTTACTCAGTTTAAAATGGTAACACTCTTGAATTTGGGCCATTACTTATAACATATTAATATGTTATGTTTTATTActcataaaaaaattatagtcaAATATCTACAGTCCTACATCCTGCAGGATATAATTCGTTGtaaataagtaaataacaataaattttatttagcTAGTGAGAGACGACTACAACAACATTTAATGAGCATAGTAAAAGTTTAAATAATATAAACTCATACGTATATAAATATAAGTAGAGTTTTAATAAACCTTATTCAAAGTCTTTGCAATACATATAAACAAAGATTATTATGCACGCTTTCATGGTGCATgtcttatattattatattggtTTTGAAACatataataaaaagaaataatcttttttatttcttcatcatctcctcctcttcatcttcatcctcgTCCTCCTCCTCTTCAAAACACGAAGGGTTGGATGCGGTCATCCTTAGGGCAGTGTATCGTCCTTCACCCTTACCGCGACCTCTAGGGGGCGTGATGATTGCCCCCTTCGTTCTACGATGACCTCGTGATGGAGCCTCTCTAGGCGCGGATGAACCAAATCTCTTATCTTTGATGACGCTTATGCATCAAacattatattaattatataaagaGCTTAACTAATGATGTGATTAATATCAATCAAAATTATTCCGTACCTATCTTCACCATCAAAGATAATACGAGGGGTGTTATCCCATTCGACAACGTTTTCATTTACGGTTTTCTTAATCTGTGGAGGATGAAAAAGCTAATTAGTCGATAATCATTTATAATAAAGATAAATTTACATGTAAATAAACATAATGtctctaaaaaaagaaatgatatGAAAAATTTGTGACAATGTTACACATGATTTCGAACTTGATTTGAAAATATTATACACAATACtcaataaaataataagtttttttaatatatagatatttattttaaaattattattttctgaATTGTTGTAAAATGattaatgtaatttattttaaactaatcaatatttataaatcaaattttaatataaaatatttaaaaaaataaattatacatgTACAATTTATGCACTACCAATTTATTTATAAGTAATGTAAGCCAGGTAATTACCTCATTGTCATAGTCAGTTTGATTCTTCAGTGGTGTACCTGTGACATTACATATGCCAGCAATGAAATGAAATAGTAATAGTATAATTGAGTGATTAATAGGGTTAACCGATAATAATGTGTGGCATTCTAGGAACAATATTTGAACAGGTTTCcgccaaaaataaaaacaaatctcGAAACCATGGAATCACTGGTTAAAATTCTTGACAGTTGATCATATAGTTtttcaccaaaaatacataattttacTTTTGTCTTGTTATTACTTAGTAGTTTTTTTATACGGagtatatgttttgttttcataaaatattatttattataaatgtgTTTATAGTGTTTTAAGGTTAATAAATCTTATCAAAATAAACAGATGCTAGCTACATGTAATGAAGCTTTATAATGTCTTAGTATTTTATATTTCATCATTATTTTGTTTGATGCATAAAACAAACATCCATGCACacaaaaatagaagaaaaagaaTTGTTGTACAAATAATCCTTTTCTTTGGATCGATCTATTTTATCGTTTTCtaactaataaatattttatagacATGATAATAATGaggtgtgatccgttgctaacttttcttaagttgctaacttattaactcatcaatgcaatgtattaaaaatgtcaacaccatGATACTGAAATGTtaacataaacttaagttgatattttaatacattatattgatattgatatttaaatgtcaacacagtttattaaaatgtcaacataaatatGTGTTggcattttaatgtgatcgtgttgacatttttaatacactacgttgatgagttaacaagttaacaatttaagaaaagttagcattttaacgcacccctgATAATAATTTATCACAAGtctatacaaaaaaaattattgaaagacgattattttttaatcaaatgaAAAAGATGTGCTCTACTATTCATTACCTTTCTTTCTCATGTCGCTCATGACCAAACTGCAAATTCGAAAATAAACACTTAATTAATAACAatatagattttaaaaaatcaataacACTAAATCACTAAATCGATGATATACTCCATCAGAAGTATAATGCAAACCATATGTATATACTTAGCTGAAACCTACCAAGATTGATCAGTCCCTCTTTCTTAATTTCttctattttgtgttttttgggGAAGTTGAGTTAGTCTAATAgttgatttatatatatacatttgtacatatttatttcatattgGATTTTGTATATTAGCAATAGCATTAGCTCTTGTTATTATCAACAAAAAACATTAATTGATAGTTTCCACTTCACAAAATGAGGTATAGTCCTCCGTCAAAGTTTGGATACATAATGAAATCTCAAATGATGGATGGAATTTCATGcgtatttataattttaaaaatatctaaaatacaAGATGTTTTTGCTACAAAATATAAACCAGCCTATACAATTATATTGGCTTTATCTATGGAAATGTCAACCCAATAAAAAACTAGAGTAGCtagtaaaagaaaattaaaataatacactTCATCTATCCTTATTTATTACAAGAAAAGTACTTAAAACAACTCATGACAAAGTGACACTCATCTTATATGTAATGAAGCATCAAGTGGTGGTTTTCCCCTGACAAAGATCACAGATTGTGTATCCAAGTCCTTCACAGTATGGACACTTTGCATCTCCTTCATCAACCCATTCTATAAACTGCACCACACAGCTCCCCATCATGTTATATTCATTCAAATCCAAAATATGAACATTAATTACTTATAATTACTAAATCAATCTCATCTAACCTGTGGCTCAATATTTGGCTCCCCAGTTCCATCACATTCTGCAACAAAACCCCTTATATATTAGCACAAAAAATGTCATACATACTAAAACTATAATCTCCATTTACTTGATTATAGGCGAACGTGTTGCTTACACGAAGGGCTATTGTGTGTAGTCTATCTGTTGAGGTCTACATGGTCTGCCAGTAGATCTTAGAGCCAGTTTTACTCTTTTTTGGCCTTTGTAAATTATGTGGTTTGTTGTAGCAAATTTTTACAAATGTAAAGAAAATATTCCAAGACAGATTAAaggtatatatagagagagattgaGTAAAATTTTACCCATGCACAATAAACGGCCTTCTCCACGACAGGTAAGACAATTGGTAGTTGAGTTTATTTTTGTAGTTTTGGCTATTCTTTTGCTTCCACCAGAGAGCCTTGAAGAGTCTTCCCACCGATTCTCTCCAAGAAGAAAAACTCTAGCTCGAGGCACCCCAGCTTCTGTTGTACTTTCGTCTGTTTGAACTTCATTTATATCTGTCGAAGCAACTGGGGCTCCATTAGCTCcctatgaaaaaaaaagttgcaCAAATTGGTTTAGACTTTGTATcaacatttcatttcattgcagaaaaaaaagtttaaacatcATGTATTATCTATGTTTAAACATCCATTTCTCCTACATTGAACTAAAATTTAGATGAACGAAGCATTAATTATCACAGAAAGAAATgcaaaacagaaaacaaaaagCTTTGCAATCAAGAAAGGAAGTGGAATGGCATAGTATTATGGAACAGTAATTTTCTCAGACTAGCTGCCTTGAAGTGGCGAACAAAAGGTTCGATGAGAGAAGTACTTTCTCTGGATCAGTTGATTCAGGTTCTTCATTTTTGGTGAATCCCGACTCAGAACCTCCAAATAACCGGTGCAGAAGTTCTGCAGTCATAATGCCATCTTCACGCAATCCTAACGTGGCCTGCCAAAAAAGAGAAAATTCATCAATTGTACGTCAGTGCTTTACTTCTTACTTGTATCTAATGAATTCAGTGCTTTACTTCTTACTTGCCAGGTTTTTACAGCACGCTCCGTTCCACTTGAGAAGCTAGAAAATTCGATGTCCTCTTCGCCAGAGTAGAACCCGAGTTTCTGCAAGGCTTCCTATCAAAGACAACATGAATAGGAATAAACAGTGGTGAGTATAACCAGAAACTTTAGATCAACGGTCAACAAGATATTTCAGTCACACAACATAAGTTATAGTAACAAATAACAGAGCCTTGAGCCTATTCTTGTAAGTTGTATCTTAACCATTAAATAAGTTGTAAGGTAATATAAGGTAAATCTCAAAACCAACGTTGGAGAATAAGTAATGTAGCGTACTTTTGATTCTACAAAGTTCCAGTGAAAGTTTCCCGGAAGGGAGAGGTGGGGATTAAACGAGCCCTCTCTCCCACAAGAGAGTTTCCCAAAGGGAAAGTTCCAGTTTCCTAACAAAGCCATTATAACTAGTGGTGTTTTACTATTCCCTTCTCCAAAAAACAGTAAATCAAGATACTTCAAAATTGAACAATTTAAGTTTTGTATAAAAGTGTAGCTTAAGGTGATACCGGTGTGACGTTAACAGAAGGATCAGAATGTCAAACTGTAGCCAAAGCTCCTCACCCAAATTTAGCAATACGTAAGGGGGGCTGCCGGCTGAGGATATGAATCATACAACTATTTTCCTTTTAGAATCGAAACGCGATCATAGCTACAAAACAACCATACCTGCATTGCCCCAACCTCATCTCCTTCTGATCCTATTCTCAATGTTGCACTTCTTAACACCTTTTCCTTCTTTTCAGGAACACTGATCACTTCCTTTACGACAATTtcttcctccgcctcctcctttTTCGCTGCCTCAACCACTAACCGCACAGCGCTAGTTCCGCCCTCAGCAATTCGGTTCACATTCTTCGTTAAATCTCCCTCCTTGAGAGCCTAAAATGAAAACTGGACATCtataatcatcaaaattattcttTGGAACAAAACTTATAGGATTGATAGGTACAGAAACATCACACCTACATGAACTGTCACAAATCTAACAAAAAAAACCCCAAAATTCAATTTCCAGCCAGGAAAGAGAAAAAGGCAAAAAATAAAACTTGAAATCCACCAATCAGCCTAATCAAATTCACTTACAGCAAAATCAAGATGTTGAATTATGATTAGAAAAACGCGAAATTAGGAACATCCTCTTGTTAGTATATACCTGCAGCAATTTGGCAATATTTCCGACAGTTTCAGAAACGGAGGCGCCCTGGATAGAATTAAGGCGCTCAAGGTCTTGAATTCTGAGCTTAAGGCTGTTTATCTCTTGCAGCAGAGCTTGGCGCTCGGCGTTCCACCGAGATTCTTCTCTCAGCCAGCGTTGCTCCTCCCTCAACCACCGCTGCTCCTCCCTCAGCCAGCGGGCCTCCTCGTCGATGGGGTCGTGATTGGGGGGAAATGCGAAGCACACGTGGGATTTGGATAAGGGTTTGAAGTAAAGTGCATTGGAATTGGGTTTGGGGATGAGGGAAAGAGTGGGGCTTGGAGTTAGAAGGAGTGTGGAGGGAAACATTTGTTGTGATGGGTGGGAATTTGTGGAGACTGGAGATTTTTGTGGGAA contains:
- the LOC121793605 gene encoding protein disulfide isomerase pTAC5, chloroplastic-like, whose amino-acid sequence is MFPSTLLLTPSPTLSLIPKPNSNALYFKPLSKSHVCFAFPPNHDPIDEEARWLREEQRWLREEQRWLREESRWNAERQALLQEINSLKLRIQDLERLNSIQGASVSETVGNIAKLLQALKEGDLTKNVNRIAEGGTSAVRLVVEAAKKEEAEEEIVVKEVISVPEKKEKVLRSATLRIGSEGDEVGAMQEALQKLGFYSGEEDIEFSSFSSGTERAVKTWQATLGLREDGIMTAELLHRLFGGSESGFTKNEEPESTDPEKGANGAPVASTDINEVQTDESTTEAGVPRARVFLLGENRWEDSSRLSGGSKRIAKTTKINSTTNCLTCRGEGRLLCMECDGTGEPNIEPQFIEWVDEGDAKCPYCEGLGYTICDLCQGKTTT
- the LOC121804418 gene encoding pelargonidin 3-O-(6-caffeoylglucoside) 5-O-(6-O-malonylglucoside) 4'''-malonyltransferase-like; its protein translation is MKKINIVRRKLIKPCTPTPRNLNNYKLSFIDELSPPSNFGVVLFYQSKPAKPANVLEESLSGILPRFYPLAGRYIDEDFSVDCVDQGAEFVEAVADGDDVEVDDLLPRRGDQFTGPTDPLLSVQVTELVKCGGFAVGVSVSHKIFDASSIGTFLAAWSNASMNFAGEEGIGVVPNFDPHLLFPGKKRSYFGETKPSETNHQTTTIVSKRFSFKKESITNLRSKLNPKQAFNNTIFSKVRLVSAVLANAIIRIDTTKHGRPRPSLLIQAVNMRPRTTPPLPNHSCGNLALHAVAKCSHGADGLGLQQIACVMSEAIEKTISDCARLLSRGYEDVVVEAEADLIGGLMSSEMNNLSFSDWSRFGLYDADFGWGKPASVGIARVPFERAAVLVNDKDGGGIEAWVHLSLDDMVCFEEDDEIKLYTSKTM